One window of the Peromyscus maniculatus bairdii isolate BWxNUB_F1_BW_parent chromosome 18, HU_Pman_BW_mat_3.1, whole genome shotgun sequence genome contains the following:
- the LOC143269205 gene encoding olfactory receptor 6C74-like, translating to MGNHTRVTVFILAGLTDDPQWKIVLFIFLLLTYLLSITGNLIIITLTLVDTHLKTPMYFFLRNFSFLEISYTTTCIPKLLATMATGDKTISYGNCLTQVFFAFLFGASEFYLLAAMSYDRYVAICKPLHYMTIMNNKICAQLVLSCWLAGFFVIFPPLLLGLSLDFCASNIVDHFYCDTTPLLQLSCTDTQLLERMGFVSALVTLLLTLVMVVISYTYIALTILKIPSTSQRKKAFSTCSSHMIVISLSYGSCIFMYVKPSVKQKVSISKGISVLNTSVAPLLNPFIYTLRNQQVKKSIH from the coding sequence ATGGGGAACCACACAAGGGTGACAGTTTTCATCCTAGCAGGTCTGACGGATGACCCACAGTGGAAAATTGTGTTattcatcttcctgcttcttacCTATCTGCTCAGCATCACTGGCAATCTGATCATCATCACACTCACCCTGGTGGATACTCACCTGAAGACCCCCATGTATTTTTTCCTTCGGAACTTTTCCTTCTTAGAGATTTCCTACACTACCACATGCATCCCCAAATTGCTTGCTACTATGGCAACTGGGGACAAAACCATTTCTTATGGTAATTGTTTGACTCAAGTGTTCTTTGCTTTCCTATTTGGAGCATCAGAGTTTTACTTGCTGGCAGCCATGTCCTATGACCgatatgtggccatctgcaagccCCTGCACTACATGACCATCATGAACAACAAAATCTGTGCACAGCTGGTCCTCAGTTGTTGGCTTGCTGGCTTTTTTGTCATTTTCCCACCACTCCTGTTAGGCTTGAGTCTTGATTTCTGTGCTTCCAACATCGTTGATCATTTCTACTGTGACACCACTCCACTCCTGCAGCTttcctgcacagacacacagctcCTGGAGAGGATGGGGTTTGTCTCAGCCTTGGTGACACTCTTGCTCACATTGGTAATGGTGGTAATATCCTACACCTACATTGCCCTGACGATTCTTAAAATCCCTTCAACCAGCCAGAGGAAGAAAGCTTTCTCTACATGCTCTTCTCATATGATTGTGATATCCCTGTCTTATGGCAGCTGCATCTTCATGTATGTTAAACCATCAGTCAAGCAGAAAGTATCTATTTCCAAGGGAATTTCCGTGCTCAATACCTCAGTGGCTCCACTTCTGAATCCCTTTATCTACACCTTGAGGAATCAGCAAGTGAAAAAAAGCATTCATTAA